The DNA window CCATTTCTCCTCGATCCCTCCTTTTATTATTGCAACCACTAATCTTCTCGAAGAATTTTCGCAATTCTCCCGGAAAGTGCGTAGAACTCTGGCTTGGGTGTTCACACCACCTCGTTCCATGTGTGTGCCCTCTTTGGCACTGTTACTTGTGGGTTGCTTCTTGCGGGCTTCCTTAGTTTGGTCCTTAGATTGGTGGCTGCAATTTGTTGGGTGCTCTTTGGAGGATGATCAAGTCTTTTGTTCTTCCACTTCTGGGGCGTTGCTTGGCTTGATTTCAAGCGGTTGTTGGGGTCTTGGTTTGCAGCGTCGGATACAGCCTTCTACGGTGtgtcttattatttatttattttctgatttgGGCTCAAAAATGTACTTTTGGGGTTCATTTTTGGTTGTGTGCTTATCTTGTATTTAGGcccctttttttttggtaaacataTTTAGGCCTCTTTATAtaattatgttttatgtttgttgGTAATGAAGTtactttgtcaaaaaaaaaatcttttgtcGACCAGAAAAAAATCAAGATGTTGTTTAACTctcaaatgctccaaaaaagcCACCCTTCAGTGGCAGCCTAATTTGGGCAAGCATCTTATGTTTTGGATTTGGCTTTTAGATTAAGCACTTTGCAGGCTTTGTGCTTAAGAGAAAAGAACACAACAGAGATCACCCTTGTGTTTCAATTTCAACGATAACTAGAGAtgtaaaaattattgaaaaagcaCTTCAATTAATAATTTGGTAGTTCCAAAAAACCAAGACACCTACAACATAAGTTAAGGGAACCTCAGATCCATTACAAAGAACCTAAAACTCCCAAAATGCTCACCGACTTCGGCAACTTTCAGAATCACAGCTTTTTATTGTACCAGAAGACACCTTTCTTGGCACCCTCATCGGGCTCGACGTAGATACACTCCTTCGCCTCTCTAAACATTGCCTTGTAAACCGGAGTCCCGTCAAACTGATAGTACTCGCCCAATATCGGCTTGATTGCCTTGGTCGCCTCCATTGCGTGATAGTGAGGCATGGTTGAGAACAAATGGTGCGCAACGTGAGTGTCTGTGATGTTGTGGAAAACCTTGTTCAGGATTCCGTAGTCTCTGTCAACGGTGGCCAAAGCTCCCCTAAACCAGTCCCATTCAGAGGCATCATAGTGCGGCAATGCGGGGTGGGTGTGCTGCAAGTACGTGATCAGTACCAAAAATccattcaccaccattagaggACCTCCGTAGAAGCATATAACCCAAGCAAGTCCCTTTGCAACGGCAAGACGGTAAAGCCCATAGAAGACAGCAAGAACACCAGCATCGGACACAAATATCTGCAATCGTTCGCGATCAGAGTAGATTGGCCCATACGGATGAAAGTGGCAAGCAAATCCTTTGTAGGGCCTTCCAGAAACATTGAACGCAAGATACAAAGGCCAGCCTAGAGTGAGTTGGATGAGGAGTGTGAGGAATCTGCCTGGCGGattgttgagatatttggcatgcCATCCAATTTCGAACTTCTGCTTGGGGACAAAGACTTCATCTCGCTCAAGGGAACCTGTGTTGGAATGGTGGCGGCGATGGCTATACTTCCATGAGAAGTACGGGACAAGGAGGCAAGAGTGGAGGATCAAACCAACAGTGTCATCCAGCCATTGATAATCACTGAAAGCATGGTGACCGCACTCATGTGCTATGACCCAAACACCGGTGAGAACACAGCCCTGAACGTACCAGAAAATCGGCCATGCCAAGAAGGATAGAGGTTGAGACAGATTCTGAATGTAGGTGGAAGCAATGTAGTAAAGGATAGAGGCAATGGTGAGGTCATAAAAGACATAGGAGAAGGAGCGGATAACAGAGCGCTGAAAACAATGAGGTGGGATGGCTTTCTTGACCTCACCGAGGCTGAACGGAGGCTTAGAGTACGGAACTCTCTTGTGGGTGTCAGCATCCGCATTTTTGCGCACAGGGGGCGCAACCATTCTTCCACCGGCACCCATTGTTCCCAAATCTGCCAAGAACAAAGAGTCAAACAGCTGAAAATAATGTAAAATTACAGATTTCAGATCTCAAATATTCCTCCCTTTAAGCACTTGAAAGTTAAtaatacagaaaaaaaaagacagaacaaaagttacttgaaaaaaTATGACCAACCAATCAAGATTTATAATATATTGCAGTTTGAAGCCTGACACGACAACCACTCAAAATTAGAACACAAACATGGACGGACCAAAACAAACGTTGACAGGCAAGTGGAATATTCCAAAAAATCCAACGTTACAACTTGAAGAACAGTAAGAAGCCCACGACAAGATCGCTTCTCACTGGCAAAGACAGAGACGGCAAGACCAACAAGTTGATACAAGTTCCGGAGGGCTTAAACTCCTTGATTAAGTCGTAATTGGCAATTTGACTACCACATTAAACCAAATCAAACGACCCAAACACATAATCCAAAACGACAACTCCATCTATTTTTTAGTATATAGCTACTGAAAAACGCATATTTCGTTTTCTTGTTATAGGTTTAATCACTATTTGAGGCACTTCTTCTGTCTCCTTGCATCAGTACAACTGATGCAGATCGTCTGCCTCCTGTTTGATGCCTTTCTCGTCCTCTTTTATTTTATgcgatcacggttaaaccacgtcaacattttatattaattttttataaagataataagataaaaaataataagaatataaaatattgacgtaacTTAACTGTAACGGCACGAATAAGAGAAAATGAAAAGGACACCTAAAtcgggcagacaatctgcctcccagTACAACAAGGAATCACTTGTGGAAATGCAACGCtcaaaacttaaaacaacaacaaagcactgTTAATAAAAGGGAAAATTAGACTATATACAAAAGCACCTTTTGACTTGTTCGGTTGTGATTAGGACCCACATCTTTAATTAATCAAAATCATAAGCATCAAAGCTGCTGCGTCTGAAAGCAATCCACCGTACTAGAAAATATCAAAGTTTACAATTGACAAGGAATTCAAACGAAAAATCTTTGAACAAAATCAAGTACACGTAACCTGCAGAAAATGTATTTGATTCGCGTCCCAATATCGTGGCCTTAAACACGATTAACTAAATAATAAtcttaatatatgtatatataaaaagtgagaaagtttgaaactttaaattgaaaaaaagacCATTACCACAGAAGCTATTTTCTAAGCATGATTCGCTTTACAATTAGGCTTTGATTTTGACTAATTATACCTCATTCACCTTGTCAATTACCAAAACACCCAGATTGTTTTGTTGCCAAcgaattttaatttggtaaaaTCACATCGTTTTCAGAGTATTCCCCAAAAAACTGTTGCAATACATGGTGTTTCTCGTTGGTTTTTTTCCTAATTTTCAACCCAAAAGCCGCCCAACTTTTCCAAATTTACAGCAAATAAAACTAAAGCTTGTCAGAAAATGTGCACACATGCCGGGACTCGGTCGCAACCCATTTAACGAATTGTTAAACGCGGCGTTGCAGGCGGAACGAAGACGGAAGGGCCAGAAAAAGCGTGCCCAAAAAGAACCGACCCGCATAGCACAAAAAAACTGAGTCCGTATCAACAAATAATATTTCTTtataagaaaattaataaacaactaaaaaaatTCAGATATTTGGAATTTATTATAAAGTCGACCCAAACACAAACCAATCAGACTTTCCGCTTTGCAAGAATTACGTAAACAAGAATAATCTTTCCGTGGCGCTAAAAGCTCCACctcatatttgtaatttatcaaatgaaaaaaatgaaatgatgaAATAGCGAGAGATCACGTGGACGCCATGGAAGGACCAAATCAAAGAACGCGACAAAAGATCCAGACTGTTAGGCTCGGATGACCCAGATCGGACTCCGAACAACTCaattactttaataaaaaaaaataacccaAAGAATCAAAGggattataatattttttaatctaGGCTCAAAAAATCTTAGCCGTCCATACCGGAAAGAAAAATCGATCGAACAGGAGGATCTGAATCTCAGGAGAAACGAACGGTCAAAATATTTTCGCCATTAACGGCTAGATCTAACCTATATTACGCCATTGAAGCAGAAAACGGAGCTCGAGCATACATATCTCCAATCACATTCGATCACAAAACGCGAAATGCAAGTGAAAATCTCAGAAATTCAAACCAGAAGCAAAATGTAtcaggaaaataaaataagagagagaaactACCTGAAACGAGAGGCTCTTCTAccttctccctccctctctgtctctctgtctctctatctctctcggGGCCTCCTGTTCGATCAGGAATCTCCGGCCCTTTTGAAGTGGTTACGAGCCCTGCGGACACGACTATATAAGCTTAGGTTCTTACTGTTTCATCGGTGAACACGTGGCGGCCGATTATTGGATCCTTTTTGTTACTTTTGCTCGCTTTTCGTGACTCTATCAATGCTCTGCCTCAGGCTACTAACTGATTTTTATCTGCGATAGTGGCCGTTGATTGAGCTGAGGAAGTGAGTTTTTCCTACCACTTTCAACGGTGTAGATGGGATGTATCTACCCATGCAAAGTGAAAAATATCTAAGGAATCTGTCCACttggaaaacaaaataaaatttgacgGTTTCACGTGCGAGTGGGACCATCGTGGGGATGGTGAACTTTTTTAATCACGAAAATAACCCCCTTTGAAGTTCATGAATACGTAGCGGAAgaagaaaatttaaattttgaatgtCTTGTAACAGTGGCTTCGTGTCGTGGGCAATGCCAGCCAGCGATGAAGGTGATTTGTTTGGATGCTCTtttcatccaattttttttttgtggtcacgattaagttattttaattttttatattaattttttttataaagataataagacaaaaagtaataaaaatataaaatattaacgtgacttaaccgtaaccTCACAAATAGAAATGAATGGAAAGGGCACTCAAACAGgagcagacaatctgcctccttcTCTTTTAACACCTACATATGAAAACAAGAATACAATAATCACAGCATCCCTGGTTCGACAACAACTTTGATGTTTGTGTACTTATTTAGTGTAAGTTATTTTTCTCTAATTCGTATTAAGCAAATGCTAGGTAAACtaacatttttaattaaatttgtaaattatgtgATCTGTCATTCATAAGAAATAAatacgttaatcaacatttaaataataattcaaattaatCCTCCAACAGAAGAAATGTTAATCCGAACAGTATGAAAAGTCCAATTCATCCAACATTTTTAATTACACAACATTCAAGTTGTCCATCCCTCTCTCATTTCCTAAATGACTTGAATCGGGGACAACAGTTGTGAATACAAGCTTGCCTACAAACTCAAACCATGCAACGTTTGGTGCACATGGCTCGGCGATTCCACCTGCGCCAACTTGGCCCATTCCTCATTTCCCCTTCAACCTGGGAAGTTTCATAGTTTCCAAATTGAGGTCATACCTCCATCTCTAACTCTGCGCTCGAGCTCTTCTTTTTTACAAGACCTGcgttttcctcttcctcttcgccCCTTCCTTCGGCGTGGGAAGCTTTCATAGACTCCAAATCCATGCCTCAACTCCATCACCAACTCCGCGCTCAAGCTCTTCTTTTCAACAAGGCTTGCATTTCCCTTTCTCCCACTCCAATTCCTTATTTCTCAAATGAAGGGAGGTATAAAAGTGACTTTATATTATTTCCTCCATTAGGTTCTTTTAAGAGAAAGTTTGGAGGCACAAGCCTCCCACTCTCTATCTATGACCGGCCACTTGGGTgaagattagctagcaatctttcatCATCCAAGTCATTCCATTTtctcttcacacctcatccttggtgtggatacTTAGAAGCTTAAAACCTTGCAACCTTTGCAGATTctttcctcaaatcttcaaggagcaaagggaaAGCAAAAGAGTAGAAATTTAAGGAGAGAATATCAACCATAAGGAAGCATCCAAGGAGCTTGGAAAgaacttgaaggccctccacttgggatAACCACTTGTGAacacaaggatgagcttcaagggtatctctcattttttaaatttaaagagCCATGATTGATTCACTGCGTTGAAAGTTATGGGTTATACAACTTTTGTTAGTACTAGCTTACTTAAAGAGTTATTATGCATGGTTGTATGCTCAAATGTtcttaatttacaaaaaaattccTTCAGATTAATGAGGGCAAATATGTTGGATTTTTAGATCGCCAAGCCCGCCCTCACTCTAACGATACCGATATTGTCCCTAACTTTACCACCTGCCCAATcagtcaggtgtggggttttaccacaaaatgccttggtattagttagagtagggtaattctatttaaacccATTGGGTTTCTTTGAACACACCGATGTGGAAcatttaacactccccctcccATGTAATCTCATTTAGTGGTTCACATATGAAGATCCACATCGGTAATTGAAACTCAGAGGTCGGCTCCCATTGGGCCTACTTGTTTTCAATGAAACTCAGCGGTCGTCTCTATATTAAGAGTTCATACTTGTTTCCTTATGCATGACAAGCTCGTTGGCTTGCACACAAGCTCATTGGTCTGCACGGGCCCACACCGTgcctctgataccatgttagatTTTTAGATCGCCATACCCACCCCCACTCTAAAGACAccaatattgtccccaactttacCACATGCCCAATCCGTCAGGTATGAGGTTTTACCACGAAAGGCCTCAATATTAGGCCACCTCCAACCGAAGGAACCAGAGGGCTAAGCCAGAGGTCTCGTGGAATCTAAGAGGTCCCCACGAAATCTGAAAAGGCCAAAGGGCTGGCTGCATGCAGTTAGCCAGTTAGCTAGGGGTTAGCCAGAAAAAACATTAATCCCGTCAGTTATAATCGACAGGAATGCTTAAGctaaaattcaaatgcaatggCTAGCTAAcatcagctagccgttgcatttgatattttttttttacagttttattattattttttatttacaaaatttttcctataacttctatttttcatattttttttaattctattttttttcgtataattttattttacaaaatttgtttaatattttttttaaattctatttttttcctataacttctatttcacaaaatttgtttcattttatttttaaattctatttgttcctataacttctatttcccaaaatttgtttcatattattttttaaattatattttttttctataacttcctaatcCATTATACagcattaaattaaattaagtaacatgaaacaacattaaacaatatgaaacaacattaaataacattaaccaacatacaaattatacaacataaaaaaaacattaaacaacatgaaacttaaacaacatttttaaaaacatttaacaacataaaacttaaacgcctactccatgcttcttttggcccaaagatgtgcaacaagatcctgttgcaggtacttgtttgtggtactgttgaccctaaaaactatcaagcctacgtggcgcgcaggccaagtaatctataagctaactacgtccttcggtgaatgcggggcgtgccaactcgtcggccgagctcggccgaggagtaaatttgttgatgttgcgttgggtgcgcggctgacttctgcgtcttgcgattgcaaccgaggaaggaacacgtctcggcttcttaggttctcgaacctgaagacaaggctactattcttacgaagttcaatatcaaattcggctttcaatgtaccgaatgtaataacttgtaacacctcacttcgccgagaatgctaatgagatgacctcgaccaattcagaaatccttctcgaccgagacttggataggtaaccaaccgtcctcgccgcagtgctgttgatgccaacggaagatgctgcgagatcggctgattctgcggtgacagagctatctatgccgacttaagatatcatcggttgctttcacagtgctgttgatgccaacggaagatgtgtcagcgaaaagagaaaataaaaatctcaaagttgttgagagagtttgcgcagggcagttgtgtgttaaATTGCAGGCCCCATTTGAATGGTCTGCCGCTTAGTATTTATAGAGATCTGCATGCTCAAGTCGTGGAAACCAATCCCAATTGTACTGTGACTCTAAGTCTTTATCTGTTGCTAATCCCACACCTTATCACATCAACCAAAACCTGTCGTCATCTTGAGAACCTGACCTTccatcaaattcggctttcaaatATTTATCCTGATGCAATCTTGGCAATATtcaatgcactttgttgttttgattatgtagaaaataaaagaatattattttattctctACCACATCTGATCTTTCGCATGCCCCAAGAGAGACCATCAAATGCATGCAAGCTAACATTCTGTCACATCACGTCACCAGTTCCTTATCCTATAGGCCAGTGATAAGAATCCCAACTCGAACTGTGTTGTTTGCTTCCAGATGACAAATATAGTTTGCATCCCATAACCAAGATAATTCAcgttaaaagataattattataataaaaattataatattatctcttaacaataataaaattatcttcACTCTTCTATCCGACGGTTGGGAGCTATGCtcactcaacggccttgattgcaCAGGCCgataatgtaaatttgggtccacaCATTGCCCCacagtttccttgagcttcggcttgtaagccgaatggttaaggaaattaatttgCTCTTCGGAGTCAACGACTTCAAGCCCCTTAATAGACCACCTCGACCACCCCTCAGTCCAAATAACATTCCAATGCCAAAAAAACAATCTCAACAAAGGAAACTACTTGCTCGAAGTCGAGGTACACTCATAAAACCCGATTGTGCATATACAATTAATTTGAGCGACGAAACTACGGTTTGGCTCATGCATCTTCAAGCTTGACTGCTTGTAGAATCTAATTGCGCAGATTCTACGACCATGCACCCCTGATGATACTCACCCACCGAGCCACGCATAACAACATATATTTACCATATGCATTTCAACCACGCATGCTGTCGACTCGGCTGATTCTTCGGCTGCCACCATTTTACCCTTAACGATCCTCACGTTAGTCATTCTTGGTAAACAGTTggccatatatatatagatacactTGCCCATCAAGCTGCGAGCACTCGTCTAATAGCTCGGCCTAAAAATCCACCATAACATCGTTCTGATTCTCTCGGCCTCGGCCTAGACAGCCGAAAATTGTTTCCTCCCATAGTATGCGTCGAATGGCTCGGCCGAATAAGAGGGTGTGCCCACATGGAAGCCTACAACCTAAAATAAGTGACTTTTCATCAAACTTTTGAACCTGTTGTTTGCTTTTGCATGCCATCTTTCTTTTGGCTTATTTTGATGTGATGTCCtaggctatatatatatatatatattcaacgaTGATTCACGCCACAACATCTCACAATGTACCCCAATTTCAAAAGTTATGTCTACATAACTTAGAAAATATTTCTCGACAAGTTGGCCGAGCTTGGCCTAAAGTTATGTCTACATAACTTAGAAAATATTTCTCGACAAGTTGGCCGAGCTCGgcctaagaaaaaaaaaaaccctatcgGCAAGCAACAGCTCCTTTATATATtggttgatgcacaaaactagaggtcttggaacaacgtaaatccgaccgtgaatctgcaagtaatgtaaataacacaagatgtatcgtggttcaccccaaggtttgggctacgtccacactgattgtattgtatttctctgagaagtgagagagagagagagagagagagagagagagagggctctgagagtgagagcgttgagagggtgaggagccttaggaattggcctccttcaattgtgagggtgaggggtccttttatagaataaggactcctcacttattacatatttacctttttctttaccacataattacatttaagtccctcaagtatttatatgaggtctaaatacgaggccctaaatatggtataaacagtcacaaaatcagcgaggactttggtacaacagaaagtgtcaggttttgtaaccttcgcttggttgcttcggtcactagtgaggataagtatgtaaatgaatagaaacagagaagcaaacacaagatatacgtggttcacccagattggctacgtccacagagtagaggagttctcattaattgtgaaaggtttacacaaatacataggttcaagctctccttttgtgagttctagtgaatagtttagtacaaaatggcattagaggttattgtgggagaatgatccctatttatagaagagagtttctagttttgttctgacattgatacatgttgtgttgtgattggcttctgatgttgacacgtgtcgcgttatgattggcttttgatgtcgacacgtgtcgcattgtgattggcctcctggttgaagggaagctcttctgggtccttgacggtataacgttgactggtgctcagtagtttcgggattggtcaagtatggtacaaacagtgctcccataagttcccgagtgagggaagctcctcggttggggacttgcaagatccaagccactgagtaatcacgaaacttctaagtaccgaagtgtggtatcatattcacgtgccttatctgtctcatatgtagatgtggcatcttctctggaagtacttttcctccatccatgggtggtatctttaaccgatgaagatgcacaaggtaatgtatcaatttcacttgaagcttacttgtagtttcaggcttggtcaagtgcgatacaaaccctatagtaggagtcccccaagtcgccgagctaggagatttgtagaaggaggtaacagacaaggtaagcaatcagacttccaagcaagcaacctggattggagGTTCGACCTCGGCTTcctgttgattgttctccttctccttgtgtcgtaaatagcaccaaggataaggagaagcaaatggagaagagatgatatgaaatacttttgcttttgaagaagtaactttccacaagcttattcttgaactaggctggagggttttctggttccctccagagtataaggccgactcaagaatttgagggtcaaaacaagtccatcaaatctagagtacattcgaccttgatgatatgggatacttttgttattGACAGAatagtgaatgtggtatggaaatgtgtcgtgctgtagtgatatGTTTCAGCTCACcattgaaccttctgcttcaatcttttgcatggcagaagtggtgtgcaacctttgcatttaaatggtcattcagaacattccttcatagtgactcatccacgcttggcagcttcagtgtaaagagccaatatctgatcaactgtcatgaggtattttccggtggaattcatgaccttgacagcagttgaggaggagtactcgagagcaatgctaagtaagcaaccaggcaaaggtctcaggcagtcagttccagatttgaggtttgatttcaagttccgactgactgctctctttctccttgtcctgcaggtgtggacaaggacaaagacaaggacagggagaaagcatgatatgggatactcttgctttcgaccctgatgatatgagatactcttgttcttggcgtggcttatttgctgaggtattatcggggggaaataaagctgagtatttcgagaggttatgttgagg is part of the Malus domestica chromosome 12, GDT2T_hap1 genome and encodes:
- the LOC103443127 gene encoding delta(12)-fatty-acid desaturase FAD2, with product MGAGGRMVAPPVRKNADADTHKRVPYSKPPFSLGEVKKAIPPHCFQRSVIRSFSYVFYDLTIASILYYIASTYIQNLSQPLSFLAWPIFWYVQGCVLTGVWVIAHECGHHAFSDYQWLDDTVGLILHSCLLVPYFSWKYSHRRHHSNTGSLERDEVFVPKQKFEIGWHAKYLNNPPGRFLTLLIQLTLGWPLYLAFNVSGRPYKGFACHFHPYGPIYSDRERLQIFVSDAGVLAVFYGLYRLAVAKGLAWVICFYGGPLMVVNGFLVLITYLQHTHPALPHYDASEWDWFRGALATVDRDYGILNKVFHNITDTHVAHHLFSTMPHYHAMEATKAIKPILGEYYQFDGTPVYKAMFREAKECIYVEPDEGAKKGVFWYNKKL